A single genomic interval of Corynebacterium atrinae harbors:
- the mobF gene encoding MobF family relaxase: protein MMSFRAVHAGAGYQYLLRSVATNDAYDQSTETGKLASYYAAKGTPPGRWLGRGLAALESSSATTGQIVEADQMAALYGLGLHPDTDSKLLEGTSLKDCQLGGKFPSYTNNIPVLNALRSAESSFLREHNRLPSDAERSELAVSVGRPFYVEATGYTNAPARDVVAWVNLQRAEVKQAVAGYDLTFSPAKSVSVLWALSDERTASRIAACHHEAVAEVLAWAEDNVVRTRQGTGGLAQVRSRGLLAAEFTHFDTRSGDPDLHSHVLISNKVQGPDGKWRALDGRPLFMNHQTLSARYDSVLQEILTRKMGLAFEASSRGRDKAPVWEVAGVPQKLIDVFSKRRTLARPVYETMLAAYVAKHGHQPDHQTVKQLWQAAILETRDAKKPAESLADLRATWAQEARTVSDGEDLIEKLKEMVGTSPQDRRPYFFGADDGQVRHELRKRGEQILESVTARRSYFSRHHITAAVGTALKGFRFETSDEVARAHQLLTETIINDLVVDLSPAEVPDLPLQLRTDGDASASGVDRHIGSEKYSTAAILHAEARVLSAVTEPTAVFSSSRVINAALEEHTREHGWSLNTGQAELSRHLLQCGSLVGVGVGPAGTGKTTSMRIVRDVWQAEGRRVVGLAPSAAAAQILGEEIGVDASTVDHLTHTWRGKNPETNARDLGALPIQLRAGDMLLVDEAGMATTENLAALTEIAEASGAVLRLIGDPHQLDAVGAGGLFAALCKASDPAELTDVMRFAHGNDVEQAEASLNLRAGNLAALKFYEDRDWITGGTRTEMLTDAVEAYLADVALGRRVLLVAPTNSDVDALNEMIRDQRIRQGVVSITDELTLSRGDVAGVGDTIICRKNERLPDGERLINGQMFTIAEIRRDGGLLARDPASGACVSLPAEYVSENVHLGYASTVHRAQGATVDVAHAIIDDSTDRSTLYVALTRGKMENRIWAVTDARLDEEAEEAHWLGSGNAAGLEAVEVLSRAITRDHRQRTATEVHLDEVVQARSRERLEQLYTYGVELASGQFTATYLAGFLDRLSVDEAARFSEQGGLSTVVATWHRLLAAGVDPRDLMTAAVTNLGDAENIGAVISYRLRDQAAELSTPTDVPAVPPASRGCDPELRDWLLHTRDLLISPEENQAVDLAVAGRRLVDTVMGARPVPSRDSRVTTPRPGPGRDLLDLVSPARPQDQKTTGPSISDPVAPSAEEGREDSLEQ, encoded by the coding sequence ATGATGAGCTTTCGGGCGGTACACGCAGGTGCTGGGTACCAGTACCTGCTGCGCTCGGTGGCGACAAATGATGCCTACGACCAGTCGACGGAAACAGGAAAGCTCGCTTCCTACTACGCCGCCAAAGGCACCCCTCCGGGGCGCTGGCTGGGACGGGGACTGGCGGCGCTGGAGTCATCGTCAGCGACGACAGGGCAGATAGTTGAAGCGGATCAGATGGCCGCGCTTTACGGCCTGGGCTTGCACCCCGACACCGATTCAAAGCTCCTCGAAGGGACAAGTTTGAAGGACTGCCAGCTCGGTGGAAAGTTCCCCTCGTACACCAACAACATCCCGGTACTGAATGCTCTGCGATCAGCTGAGAGTTCCTTTCTTCGCGAGCACAACCGACTTCCCTCGGACGCGGAGCGCTCTGAGCTGGCCGTCAGCGTTGGCCGGCCCTTCTACGTTGAGGCGACCGGCTACACCAACGCTCCCGCACGCGATGTCGTTGCCTGGGTCAACCTCCAGCGAGCTGAGGTCAAGCAGGCTGTGGCAGGCTACGATCTGACTTTCTCACCGGCCAAGTCCGTGTCTGTTCTGTGGGCCTTAAGCGATGAGCGAACGGCGTCTCGGATCGCCGCCTGCCACCACGAGGCGGTCGCGGAGGTTCTCGCATGGGCCGAAGATAACGTCGTGCGAACGCGTCAGGGTACGGGTGGACTGGCGCAGGTGCGCTCACGAGGACTGCTCGCTGCAGAGTTCACTCATTTCGACACCCGCAGTGGAGATCCTGACCTCCACTCGCACGTTCTGATCTCAAACAAGGTCCAAGGTCCGGACGGAAAGTGGCGAGCACTCGATGGGAGGCCTCTGTTCATGAACCACCAGACCCTCTCTGCGCGCTATGACTCCGTGCTGCAAGAGATCCTCACTCGCAAGATGGGACTCGCCTTCGAGGCTTCGTCCCGTGGCCGGGACAAGGCTCCGGTGTGGGAAGTCGCCGGTGTTCCTCAGAAGCTGATCGACGTCTTCTCTAAGCGTCGCACCTTGGCACGCCCCGTGTACGAGACAATGCTGGCGGCTTACGTTGCCAAACATGGCCACCAGCCAGACCATCAGACGGTCAAGCAGCTGTGGCAGGCGGCAATCCTGGAGACCCGCGATGCCAAGAAGCCTGCGGAATCTCTTGCCGATCTTCGAGCCACTTGGGCACAGGAAGCGCGGACAGTGAGTGATGGAGAGGACCTCATCGAGAAGCTGAAGGAGATGGTCGGAACATCCCCACAGGATCGCCGTCCTTACTTCTTCGGGGCTGACGACGGTCAAGTCCGCCATGAGCTCCGGAAGCGGGGAGAGCAGATCTTGGAGTCGGTGACTGCCCGGCGCTCTTACTTCTCGCGTCATCACATCACTGCGGCGGTGGGTACGGCCCTCAAGGGTTTTCGGTTTGAGACTTCGGATGAGGTGGCTCGTGCTCATCAGCTCCTTACCGAGACGATCATCAACGATCTGGTGGTAGATCTCAGTCCCGCGGAGGTGCCTGATCTCCCGCTGCAGCTCCGGACCGATGGTGACGCTTCGGCCAGCGGCGTGGACCGACACATCGGTTCCGAGAAGTACTCGACGGCAGCGATTCTGCACGCGGAGGCGCGGGTGCTGTCGGCAGTCACAGAGCCGACGGCGGTGTTCTCCTCGAGCAGAGTGATTAATGCTGCCCTAGAGGAGCACACCCGCGAGCATGGCTGGTCTCTGAACACCGGACAGGCCGAACTTTCTCGCCACCTTCTTCAGTGCGGCTCTCTGGTCGGCGTCGGGGTCGGACCGGCCGGCACCGGAAAGACGACCTCCATGCGGATCGTCAGGGACGTCTGGCAGGCCGAGGGACGACGCGTCGTCGGTCTCGCTCCCTCAGCGGCGGCCGCCCAGATCCTCGGTGAAGAGATCGGCGTGGACGCCTCGACTGTCGACCACTTAACACATACCTGGAGGGGAAAGAACCCCGAGACGAATGCACGGGACTTGGGCGCGCTGCCCATTCAACTCCGGGCCGGCGACATGCTTCTGGTCGACGAGGCCGGCATGGCCACTACCGAGAATCTCGCTGCGCTCACTGAAATTGCGGAGGCCTCAGGTGCAGTCCTCCGGCTCATCGGTGATCCGCATCAGCTCGACGCTGTAGGTGCTGGTGGACTCTTTGCCGCTCTCTGCAAGGCAAGTGATCCCGCAGAACTCACCGACGTCATGAGGTTTGCTCATGGCAACGATGTGGAGCAGGCAGAGGCTTCGCTGAACCTTCGAGCCGGCAACCTTGCGGCACTCAAGTTTTATGAGGACAGGGACTGGATTACTGGTGGAACCCGCACTGAGATGCTTACCGACGCCGTAGAGGCGTACCTGGCTGATGTAGCTCTGGGTCGGCGGGTTCTCCTAGTAGCTCCGACAAATTCCGACGTAGACGCCCTTAATGAGATGATCCGCGATCAGCGGATTCGCCAAGGAGTTGTCAGCATTACCGATGAGCTCACCCTGTCCCGCGGTGATGTCGCAGGCGTCGGAGACACCATCATCTGCCGAAAGAACGAGCGGCTCCCAGACGGCGAACGCCTGATCAACGGACAGATGTTCACCATTGCGGAAATTCGACGCGACGGCGGTCTGCTGGCGCGTGATCCCGCCAGCGGGGCCTGCGTTTCGCTGCCTGCTGAATACGTCTCCGAGAACGTCCACCTCGGATACGCTTCGACCGTCCACCGCGCCCAGGGCGCCACTGTCGACGTCGCTCACGCGATCATCGACGACTCCACGGACAGGTCCACTCTGTACGTGGCACTGACTCGGGGAAAGATGGAAAACCGGATTTGGGCGGTCACCGACGCTCGACTGGACGAAGAAGCTGAGGAGGCCCACTGGCTCGGCTCCGGCAACGCCGCAGGATTGGAAGCCGTTGAGGTTCTCTCCAGGGCGATCACCCGAGACCACCGTCAGCGCACGGCCACGGAGGTCCACCTCGATGAAGTCGTCCAGGCGAGAAGCCGGGAGCGACTCGAGCAGCTGTACACCTATGGGGTGGAGCTCGCGTCCGGCCAGTTCACCGCCACCTACCTGGCCGGTTTCCTTGACCGACTCTCCGTGGATGAGGCTGCACGTTTCTCGGAGCAGGGAGGTCTTTCCACCGTCGTTGCCACGTGGCACAGACTCCTTGCTGCCGGTGTGGATCCCCGAGACTTGATGACCGCAGCAGTCACCAATCTCGGGGACGCCGAGAACATCGGTGCCGTCATTTCTTACCGGCTGCGCGACCAGGCAGCTGAGCTGTCCACGCCTACTGACGTCCCGGCCGTCCCCCCCGCGTCGCGGGGGTGTGACCCGGAGCTGCGCGACTGGCTGCTACACACTCGCGACTTGCTCATCAGCCCAGAGGAAAATCAGGCTGTCGACCTCGCGGTGGCGGGCCGGCGTCTCGTGGACACTGTGATGGGAGCGCGCCCCGTTCCGTCCCGCGATTCCCGCGTCACGACACCGCGCCCTGGCCCCGGCCGGGATCTTCTCGATCTCGTCTCGCCCGCACGACCGCAGGACCAGAAGACCACCGGACCCTCTATCAGCGATCCGGTGGCTCCTTCTGCCGAGGAGGGCCGAGAGGACTCTCTCGAGCAGTAG
- a CDS encoding DnaB-like helicase N-terminal domain-containing protein — protein sequence MTSTDHLDAGATEELSAPLLLNPEALLLCGLMWADSDHPGSSTVCEVLTANDFYDPHYGHLFDLIVLRRADGLSTDPASLRAALTEQGNEAPIAPHTAQRMLIELTTLGVTPDRTAAYADQVLGTSYRRQFQSMAQALAHAADTAPEADLFDIMVTHGRAQREVWKRRQALRTHNP from the coding sequence GTGACCAGCACCGACCACCTCGACGCCGGCGCCACAGAAGAGCTCAGCGCGCCCCTCCTCCTCAACCCCGAAGCCCTCCTCCTGTGCGGACTCATGTGGGCCGACTCCGACCACCCCGGCAGCTCCACCGTCTGCGAGGTACTCACCGCCAATGACTTCTACGACCCTCACTACGGCCACCTCTTCGACCTGATCGTCCTCCGCCGTGCAGATGGACTCTCCACTGACCCCGCCAGCCTCCGAGCCGCGCTGACCGAGCAGGGCAACGAGGCACCGATCGCACCCCACACTGCCCAACGCATGCTCATCGAACTGACCACCCTCGGAGTCACCCCAGACCGCACCGCCGCCTACGCCGATCAGGTACTTGGAACCTCCTATCGCCGACAGTTTCAGAGCATGGCCCAGGCACTCGCTCACGCGGCCGATACCGCGCCGGAAGCAGACCTCTTCGACATCATGGTCACCCACGGACGCGCACAGCGCGAGGTCTGGAAACGACGCCAAGCCCTCCGGACCCATAACCCCTAG
- a CDS encoding ribbon-helix-helix domain-containing protein, producing the protein MTDSTQSPRQSSRVVSVRLDVETIARLDRLAQRTSRSRGFYLKVAIQAMLPTLEENYWNQQATTYEDSVIDREFRTIMDQALHTDDLIPPDDERTGEQ; encoded by the coding sequence ATGACAGACAGCACGCAATCCCCGCGGCAATCGAGCAGGGTGGTCTCCGTCCGCCTGGACGTCGAAACCATCGCCCGCCTCGACCGGCTCGCCCAGCGCACCTCCCGCAGCCGGGGGTTCTACCTCAAAGTAGCAATCCAGGCGATGCTGCCGACCCTGGAGGAAAACTACTGGAACCAGCAAGCTACCACCTACGAGGACTCTGTCATTGACCGGGAGTTCCGCACCATCATGGACCAAGCACTTCACACTGACGACCTGATTCCACCTGACGACGAGCGGACGGGGGAGCAGTAG
- a CDS encoding Eco57I restriction-modification methylase domain-containing protein produces MTIATPVEIEYGEVFTRRWVVEAILDLVGYTPDQDLSRLRLMEPSVGSGSFFVPIVERLLQSARVYDVPVEDLSHALFGLDLQREHVDTCQEKTRDLLVAHGLSGHDADILAMSWLHHGDFLLGEVPTGVDFVVGNPPYIRTEDLDDEVEAAYRSRWTTMRGRADIYIGFYERSLGVLGEGGRLGFICADRWMRNAYGKHLRGLVVSSYAVESVWQMHDVDAFESEVSAYPAITILAKTEQGTATFVDTTAAFDGLSARQVLGFVRGPAAEGSGKGWEGARLSSWFETDDFWPAGSPHTIKLLEQLQEDFPTLEEDGTTRIGIGVATGADKAYIVDKDAEVVVEGDRLLPLVMADDIRSGRLTAPKKFLLNPWDEEGKLIDLASYPRFAEVLGSHEAVRKRFVAKKNPAAWYRTIDKVNPGLAVQPKLLLQDMKSQITPIFEPGGLYPHHNLYYIVSTSWDLEVLGGLLLSRIAEAFISAYGVKMRGGTLRFQAQYLRKIAVPRPEDLPEEVANQLREAFRAGDRDAATRAAEEAYGLPVGTL; encoded by the coding sequence ATGACGATTGCCACCCCCGTCGAGATTGAATACGGGGAGGTCTTCACGCGGAGGTGGGTGGTGGAGGCAATCCTCGACCTGGTTGGGTACACGCCAGACCAGGATCTCTCGCGGCTCCGACTCATGGAACCGTCGGTGGGATCAGGCTCATTTTTCGTCCCAATCGTGGAGCGCTTGTTGCAGTCAGCAAGGGTTTACGACGTTCCCGTGGAGGATCTCTCTCACGCTTTGTTCGGCCTCGACCTCCAGCGTGAGCATGTCGACACCTGTCAAGAGAAGACCCGGGATTTGCTGGTCGCTCACGGACTTAGCGGGCACGATGCGGACATTCTGGCGATGAGCTGGCTGCACCACGGTGACTTCCTGCTGGGTGAAGTACCTACTGGCGTTGATTTCGTGGTTGGCAACCCTCCCTATATCAGGACCGAAGATCTTGATGACGAAGTTGAGGCCGCTTACCGCTCCCGCTGGACGACTATGCGTGGTCGCGCCGACATCTACATCGGGTTCTACGAACGCTCGCTGGGCGTGCTGGGGGAAGGCGGTCGACTGGGCTTCATCTGTGCCGACCGTTGGATGCGTAATGCTTATGGCAAACATCTACGCGGTCTCGTGGTCTCCAGCTATGCCGTGGAGTCGGTGTGGCAGATGCACGACGTAGATGCGTTCGAAAGTGAGGTGTCGGCGTACCCAGCCATCACAATTCTGGCGAAAACTGAACAGGGCACCGCGACATTTGTGGATACCACGGCTGCTTTCGACGGCTTATCTGCGCGTCAGGTGCTTGGATTCGTGCGCGGTCCCGCAGCGGAAGGATCCGGCAAGGGATGGGAAGGGGCGCGTCTGTCTAGTTGGTTCGAGACCGATGACTTCTGGCCGGCAGGATCCCCACACACAATCAAGCTGCTGGAGCAACTCCAGGAGGACTTCCCCACACTGGAGGAGGACGGCACAACGCGCATTGGAATCGGTGTTGCCACTGGTGCCGACAAGGCCTACATCGTCGACAAGGACGCGGAGGTGGTGGTGGAGGGAGATCGGTTGCTCCCCCTCGTCATGGCCGACGACATCAGATCAGGTCGTTTAACAGCCCCTAAGAAGTTCCTGCTCAACCCGTGGGATGAAGAGGGCAAGCTTATCGACCTGGCGTCGTACCCCCGTTTCGCCGAGGTGCTGGGCTCGCATGAGGCAGTCAGAAAACGGTTTGTTGCAAAAAAGAACCCCGCAGCCTGGTATCGCACGATTGACAAGGTGAACCCGGGTCTCGCCGTGCAGCCGAAGCTGCTGCTTCAGGACATGAAGTCGCAGATCACGCCCATCTTCGAGCCCGGGGGGCTTTATCCGCACCACAACCTCTACTACATCGTGTCGACGTCATGGGACCTCGAAGTGCTGGGAGGATTGTTGTTGTCCCGGATCGCCGAGGCATTTATCAGCGCATATGGGGTGAAGATGCGCGGCGGCACTCTACGATTCCAGGCTCAGTACCTGCGAAAGATCGCAGTCCCACGGCCGGAGGATCTGCCGGAGGAGGTTGCGAATCAGCTGCGCGAGGCTTTCCGCGCGGGTGATCGGGATGCGGCGACCCGAGCTGCTGAGGAAGCCTACGGACTGCCAGTCGGCACCCTTTAA
- a CDS encoding PaeR7I family type II restriction endonuclease — translation MTNDRIPTDIWRTAVLGYWQGLDLQQARQGAVSGVKDTGNRAAVTGGKQMNALQDVFADLWRSDPEIDLEVRTNGRNNLPAYFRPAKNWDLVVLYRGSLVAAMEFKSQRGPSFGNNFNNRTEEALGLAADSQMAVERGLFGHLPPWFGFVMLVERAKGSVRPVQIPVGMPFPADEIFYGASYIERYRIFFERMIAEKNYDAVALLTAEAGQSDFIEPSAALSLANLEAAIRARISYIKALPDEVFDELTHK, via the coding sequence TTGACTAACGATCGGATCCCTACCGACATCTGGCGCACCGCGGTGCTGGGCTACTGGCAGGGGCTTGATCTCCAGCAGGCGCGGCAGGGTGCTGTCTCTGGAGTAAAGGACACAGGAAACCGGGCGGCGGTGACCGGGGGGAAACAGATGAATGCGCTGCAAGACGTCTTCGCGGACCTGTGGCGTAGTGACCCCGAGATCGACCTGGAGGTTCGAACCAACGGTCGCAATAACCTCCCAGCCTATTTCCGCCCCGCTAAGAACTGGGACCTGGTCGTGCTGTACCGCGGTTCCCTGGTCGCGGCTATGGAGTTCAAGTCGCAGCGAGGGCCCTCATTTGGCAACAATTTCAACAACAGGACGGAAGAAGCACTCGGACTCGCGGCGGACTCACAGATGGCCGTCGAACGCGGCCTGTTCGGCCACCTCCCGCCCTGGTTCGGGTTCGTCATGCTCGTCGAACGGGCTAAGGGCTCGGTGCGCCCCGTACAAATACCTGTAGGTATGCCCTTTCCTGCCGACGAGATTTTCTACGGCGCCTCGTACATCGAACGCTATCGGATCTTCTTCGAACGCATGATCGCGGAAAAGAACTATGACGCCGTGGCTCTACTCACGGCAGAGGCCGGTCAGTCTGACTTCATCGAACCGTCAGCCGCGCTTTCGCTGGCAAATCTGGAAGCAGCGATCCGTGCTCGTATTTCCTACATTAAGGCGCTCCCAGACGAAGTGTTCGACGAGCTGACCCATAAATAA
- a CDS encoding MAE_28990/MAE_18760 family HEPN-like nuclease gives MAKIYTVEELYDKISSETVWRKRELTTSLRLVQQSTNAQKVNLRSGSLLLYAHWEGWVKQVAQLYIRYVNTQRPPYEKLSAAFLGNALKTRISSIEKASTPGVHNEFASFLREGLAQKALLSEDLVQTQSNLSSKVFLDVVERLGLPQRPEYSTRANLIDEKLVGRRNTIAHGKFLTLEAEDFLSLQKDVLDLLEIFTDDVHNAASTRAYLADPEWPIPR, from the coding sequence ATGGCGAAGATCTATACCGTCGAGGAATTATACGACAAGATTTCTAGCGAGACGGTCTGGCGCAAGAGGGAGCTCACCACATCCCTGAGGCTGGTGCAGCAATCCACGAATGCCCAAAAGGTCAATTTGCGGTCGGGAAGTCTTCTCCTCTACGCACACTGGGAGGGATGGGTTAAGCAAGTAGCTCAGCTCTACATTCGGTACGTCAATACGCAGCGCCCGCCCTATGAGAAACTCAGTGCAGCCTTCCTCGGTAATGCGCTTAAAACAAGAATCTCTTCAATCGAAAAGGCATCCACGCCAGGTGTTCATAATGAGTTCGCTTCATTCCTGCGGGAAGGTCTTGCCCAAAAGGCCCTTCTCTCCGAGGATCTTGTTCAAACTCAGAGCAATCTCTCCTCGAAAGTCTTTCTCGACGTGGTGGAACGCTTGGGTTTACCTCAACGTCCCGAATACTCGACTCGGGCCAATTTGATCGATGAAAAGCTCGTTGGTCGGCGGAATACAATCGCGCATGGAAAGTTTCTAACTCTTGAGGCTGAAGATTTCCTATCACTTCAGAAGGACGTCTTAGATCTCCTTGAGATCTTCACCGATGATGTGCATAATGCTGCTTCCACGAGGGCGTACCTAGCGGACCCTGAGTGGCCCATACCTCGTTGA
- a CDS encoding DUF262 domain-containing protein produces MSALETELEAARRTIHTDGYPMSIGELTNLHRDGELIIRPQFQRLFRWDDAQKARLIESILIGIPLPSIFVAQDAGGRWELVDGLQRVSTLLQLQGLLDVEEFPPLVLTGTKYLPSLDGTVWDSDDQPSLTSAQRLDIKRSKIDVKIVQRGSDPKTKFDLFQRLNSFGSKLSNQEIRNAQLVGVSPDFVEWLGELANHDSFVTLLRLPESDKSKKYDEELVLRFLFLHSKSDEEIGKIRNFQDELEEFAVDFALSFSDEDKKPLGQIFRKTFDQLLAADEDILRRWDPDKGKFAGGFLNTSFEAIAISLANLIKEGATTRTDLRQAVIEFWNRPEMIKKFATGKSTEARIRLMVPMGREILGA; encoded by the coding sequence ATGAGCGCTCTCGAAACAGAACTGGAAGCGGCACGGAGAACCATCCATACAGATGGTTACCCAATGAGTATCGGGGAACTCACTAATCTCCATCGGGACGGCGAACTTATAATCCGCCCTCAATTCCAGCGCTTATTCCGCTGGGATGATGCTCAGAAGGCACGGCTGATCGAGAGCATCCTTATTGGGATTCCCCTTCCGTCGATTTTCGTAGCTCAGGATGCAGGCGGTAGGTGGGAACTTGTGGATGGGCTGCAGAGAGTGAGTACCCTTCTGCAGCTCCAAGGACTGCTCGACGTTGAGGAGTTCCCTCCGCTCGTATTGACAGGGACAAAATATTTGCCATCTCTGGACGGCACTGTGTGGGATTCGGATGATCAGCCTTCTTTAACTTCCGCACAGAGGCTCGACATCAAACGCTCGAAAATTGACGTCAAAATTGTGCAGCGAGGATCCGACCCCAAGACAAAGTTCGATCTTTTTCAGCGCCTAAACTCCTTTGGTTCCAAGCTCTCGAATCAAGAGATACGAAACGCGCAGCTGGTAGGAGTCTCCCCTGACTTCGTCGAGTGGTTGGGTGAGCTTGCCAACCACGATTCATTCGTTACTCTGTTGCGATTGCCTGAGAGTGATAAATCCAAGAAGTACGACGAGGAACTTGTACTCCGTTTCCTTTTCCTACACTCGAAGTCAGATGAAGAGATCGGCAAGATCCGCAACTTCCAAGATGAACTAGAGGAATTTGCAGTCGACTTTGCGTTGTCTTTCTCTGATGAAGACAAAAAACCACTTGGCCAAATTTTTAGAAAGACATTTGATCAACTTCTAGCCGCCGATGAAGACATCCTTCGGCGCTGGGATCCTGATAAGGGGAAATTCGCGGGTGGATTCCTGAACACGTCTTTCGAAGCAATCGCTATTAGCCTCGCAAATCTGATCAAGGAGGGTGCAACCACTCGGACCGATTTGCGGCAAGCTGTAATCGAATTTTGGAACCGACCGGAGATGATCAAGAAGTTCGCTACCGGGAAATCCACAGAAGCTCGTATACGGCTCATGGTTCCCATGGGGCGCGAGATTCTCGGGGCATAA
- a CDS encoding recombinase family protein, with amino-acid sequence MARLGTLMKDDRRTPQEDVQIVRMGARTTTVHRRREGGRRSGWEVDVEKVLTDRVLDDGGQRWADYSAAPWFATWVNAASGTPQGRLRITRSYTHITKASLYIGNNEWSEEQDFPTPEVLLDGGTLAGWMVPDHHKDQAADRARQTEEEARKRQELNNVIEEKWRREAREKQRGVQARGQNVAYLRVSSKDQNLARQREAIGQVDREFIDELSARTRAHRPGLEDCIAYLRDGDGLHVASIDRLARSLVDLRNVIDQITAKGATVHFLKENLTFAPDGEDPRATLMLGILGSFAEFERAIIRERQAEGIALAKKAGRYKGRPRALTEVQIKQAHERVQAGEARTSIANDLGVSRATLYRALRKDKNP; translated from the coding sequence GTGGCCCGTCTCGGCACCCTCATGAAGGACGATCGGCGTACTCCTCAGGAAGATGTCCAGATTGTGCGGATGGGCGCCCGGACGACGACAGTCCACAGACGACGAGAGGGTGGCCGGCGCAGTGGCTGGGAGGTCGACGTCGAGAAAGTCCTTACAGATCGGGTCCTCGATGACGGGGGACAGCGGTGGGCTGACTATTCGGCGGCGCCGTGGTTCGCGACGTGGGTCAACGCTGCATCGGGAACGCCTCAGGGCCGACTCCGAATCACGCGGTCCTACACCCACATCACTAAGGCATCGCTGTACATCGGCAACAACGAATGGTCAGAGGAGCAGGACTTTCCCACACCTGAGGTGCTGCTCGATGGGGGAACCCTCGCCGGATGGATGGTCCCTGACCACCACAAGGACCAGGCCGCCGACCGTGCCCGCCAGACCGAGGAGGAAGCCCGGAAAAGGCAGGAGCTGAACAATGTGATCGAGGAGAAGTGGCGCCGAGAAGCCCGGGAGAAGCAGCGCGGAGTACAAGCTCGCGGGCAAAATGTCGCTTACCTTCGCGTTTCCAGCAAGGACCAGAACCTGGCCCGCCAGCGTGAAGCTATCGGCCAGGTCGATAGGGAGTTCATTGATGAGCTGTCAGCTCGTACGCGAGCACATCGTCCGGGCCTTGAAGACTGCATCGCCTATCTCCGCGACGGAGATGGCCTTCATGTTGCGTCGATTGACCGTCTGGCTCGGTCGTTGGTGGACCTCCGCAATGTTATCGACCAGATCACCGCGAAGGGCGCCACCGTCCATTTTCTCAAAGAGAATCTCACTTTCGCCCCGGATGGAGAAGACCCGCGTGCCACCCTCATGCTCGGTATTCTCGGCAGCTTTGCCGAGTTTGAGAGGGCGATCATCCGCGAGCGACAGGCCGAGGGGATCGCTCTGGCAAAGAAGGCCGGTCGCTACAAAGGTCGACCGAGGGCACTGACGGAAGTGCAGATCAAGCAAGCACACGAACGCGTACAGGCCGGCGAAGCCAGAACCTCCATCGCCAACGATCTTGGCGTGTCGCGTGCTACTCTCTACCGCGCACTCAGAAAGGACAAGAACCCATGA